A window of the Streptomyces sp. NBC_01351 genome harbors these coding sequences:
- the coaD gene encoding pantetheine-phosphate adenylyltransferase, whose product MRRAVCPGSFDPITNGHLDIIGRASRLYDVVHVAVMINQSKKGLFTVEERIELIREAVADYGNIEVEAFHGLLVDFCKQRDIPAIVKGLRAVSDFDYELQMAQMNMGLSGVETLFVPTNPTYSFLSSSLVKEVATWGGDVAHLLPAHVHTALMERLRNR is encoded by the coding sequence TTGCGCCGCGCCGTCTGTCCCGGGTCCTTCGACCCCATCACCAACGGACACCTCGACATCATCGGACGCGCCTCCAGGCTCTACGACGTCGTGCACGTCGCCGTGATGATCAACCAGTCGAAGAAGGGCCTGTTCACCGTCGAGGAGCGGATCGAGCTGATCCGCGAGGCGGTCGCGGACTACGGCAACATCGAGGTCGAGGCCTTCCACGGGCTGCTCGTCGACTTCTGCAAGCAGCGGGACATCCCGGCCATCGTCAAGGGCCTGCGTGCCGTCAGCGACTTCGACTACGAGCTCCAGATGGCCCAGATGAACATGGGCCTGTCGGGCGTCGAGACGCTGTTCGTCCCGACCAACCCCACCTACAGCTTCCTGTCCTCCTCGCTGGTCAAGGAGGTCGCGACCTGGGGCGGCGACGTCGCCCACCTGTTGCCCGCG